The Chryseobacterium indologenes genomic sequence CCTGATGCTACCACTTTTGAATATGTGAAGGGAAGAAAATATGCACCGTCAGGAGAAGAATGGGCGGAGAAAGTGGCATACTGGGAAACATTAAAAACAGATGAAGGTGCTCCTTTTGATAAAGAACTCAGCTTTGATGCAAAAGATATTTTTCCGATGATCACCTATGGGACAAATCCGGGGATGGGAATTTCCATTCGTGAAACGATTCCGGTACCGCAAAATGAATCAGAAGAAAAAGCCTTGCAATACATGGGCTTGAAAGCCGGGCAAACTCCTTCTAATATTACAGTTAATTATGTATTCATAGGAAGTTGTACCAATGCAAGAATTGAAGATTTCCGTTCTGCAGCTCAGTATATTAAAGGGAAATCAAAATCGGCAGCAGTAACAGCACTGATCGTGCCGGGATCGCAGCAGGTGGCCAAACAGATTTATGAAGAAGGTCTGGATAAAATATTCAGTGACGCGGGATTTCAGATTCGTCAGCCGGGATGTTCAGCATGTCTGGCGATGAATGATGATAAGATTCCTGAAGGAGAATATTGTGTTTCTACTTCCAACAGGAATTTTGAGGGCCGGCAGGGGCAGGGTGCCAGAACAATACTTGCAAGCCCGCTTACAGCAGCGAAAGCAGCAATTGAAGGTAGAATATCAGCTTTTGAAAGCTTAAACTAAACAGAAAAATTACATGCAAAAACTAATTATAATAAAATCGACTGCAGTTCCTTTGCCTGCGGAAAATATAGATACAGATCAGATTATTCCGGCAAGGTTTCTTAAAAGTATAGACCGGAAAGGGTTTGGAGAAAACCTGTTCAGGGATTGGAGATTCAATATTCACACCGGTGAACCGAATGCAGATTTTGTTCTTAATAATCCAAAATACAGCGGAGAAATTCTGGTGGCAGGAAATAATTTCGGATGTGGAAGCAGTAGGGAGCATGCCGCCTGGGCACTAACCGATTATGGATTTAAAGTTATCATTTCCAGTTATTTTGCTGATATTTTTAAAGGGAATGCTCTGAATAACGGGCTTCTTCCGGTAAAGGTTTCCGAAGGTTTTTTAAAGGAAATTCTGGAAGGAATCACTGAAAACCCAAACAATCAAATAGCTATTGATGTAGAATTGCAGTCTATCAGTTTTAAAGATACCACTGAAACCTTTGAGCTCGATTCATATAAAAAAATATGCCTTTTAAACGGGTATGATGATATTGATTTTTTAATCAGCAAAAAACAGGCGATTACTGAATTTGAACTAAAAACACAGAAAAAAAATGAGCGACAAGTATTTTAAAATTGCAGTACTTCCGGGAGACGGAATTGGCCCGGAAATTATTAACGAAAGCATCAAAATATTAGATGTCATCGCAGAAGTTTTTGAGTATAAGTTTCAATTTGATTATGGATTGATTGGAGCGGATGCTATTTTTAAAACCGGTGATCCGCTTCCTGAAGAGACTTTGAAAATCTGCAGAGAATCTGATGCCGTTCTTTTCGGAGCGATAGGAGATCCTTCTTTTGACAATAATCCCGAAGCGAAGGTAAGACCGGAACAAGGTTTATTAAAGCTCCGCAAAGAATTAGGATTATTTGCCAATCTTCGCCCTTTGAAAACCTATGCTTCACTGATTGAGAAAAGCCCGTTGAAAAGAGAAATCATTGAAGGTGCCGATATCCAGATATTCAGGGAATTGGTGAGCGGAATTTATTTCGGAGAAAAATTTACAGATCCTGAAGGGAATTATGCTTATGACATCTGCAAATACAGCCGTGAAGATATTCTTCCTATTGCCCACATGGCATTCCAGGAGGCTCAGAAGAGAAATAAAAAGCTGACGCTTATTGACAAAGCTAATGTATTGGATACTTCAAGATTATGGAGAAAGATCTGTCAGGAAATTGCACAGGAATATCCTGATGTACAATTAGACTATATGTTTGTCGACAACGCAGCAATGCAGTTGATCCTTAACCCAAAACAATTTGACGTGATCCTGACAGAAAATATGTTTGGTGATATTATTTCTGATGAAGCAAGTGTTATCGGCGGTTCAATCGGATTGCTTCCGTCTGCTTCTGTAGGAGAGAAGAATGCTTTATTTGAACCTATCCACGGTTCATATCCACAAGCGAAAGGAAAAGGGATCGCGAATCCGGTTGCTTCCATTCTGAGTGTAGCGATGATGCTGGATCATCTTAACCTGAAGCCTGCCGCAGATAAGCTGAGACAATCGGTAGAACATGCTATTGAAAATAAGTATGTCACTATTGATCTTAATACCAAGCAATATTATTCTACTAGCGAGGTAGGAAGCTTTATTGCGGATCATATCAGATATTCTGAAAAATCTTATTATAATTTTGAAAATGTAAAAATCGGGAAATCAACCATCGTATAGATCAATTATAGTTCACTTAGATAGATAGTTAGAAGAAAGGTTCTGCCTCGTACGAGACAGAACCTTTCGCTTTTTATTCAACATTGTTATTGCAAGCAATCTCAACGTAACAAATCCTTCTGTGATATTTAATCTTTTGTATTATCCGTTTTTCCTGATTTGTTTTTAGATGCCTTTTGAACATCTTCTTTATCAATATCAGGTGGGTTGGTTTTCTTTGATGACGCAGGAATATTCTGGAAATCCTGATTCTGTTTTTTTGTTTCTGCGCTACTCGCAGATTCTTTCTTTGTGATACTTTTTGAGTTCATAACCTGAATTTTTAGAGTCCAAGAATACCGATCTTTCCGGTTTTATCTTCTATCGTATAATTCAAAGCCTTTGCCAAAACAAAAATATTATCAAGATTTTCCATTAATTGTTTACGTCCTTCAGTTCTCAATTGATTTTGGTCAATTGATTTAACCGCAGTTTCTTTAGCCTTTTCCGTTACTCCTTTGATATCTTTTTCAGAAATTCTGTTGAAGAAAGAATCATCTAAAGACTGAATTTCGACACTTGGAGTGATTCTGATATCGGCATCGGGAAGTTCTGTAATAACCAATTTTTTATTGATGGAATCCACTTCGATCTTCATTTTGTTAAGATCATAAGAAACCTGTGCATTGGTTTTGGTATAGGTGATAATGCTATTGCTTGAAACTTCCTTCCCAAATACTTCGTAGCCCATTTTGGTTTTCTGCATGCTTGAGATATTCTGTTCCATCACTACCATCTTATTCATTTTGGCAATCTGGTTGGTCAGAATATAATAATCTGACTTCTCCGTTTTTCCGCCAAGATTTAAACAGGATTTCAGGCCAAAGAACAAAAGCAAAACTGCTCCCGCACCGGCTACAAATGATATGATAACTTTATAATTTCTCAAAATCTATTTAAAAATTTCTTTGATTACGGAAGTGTCGTTCTTTTTCAAAATTTCTGCAAGATCTCTTTCGATATATCCTGAAGTGGGCATCTCTACAATTCTTCCTACTTCATGGCCATATTTTTTAAGAATGATGGTAGGTACTTTCTGTATATTATAAAGTCCTTCGTCACCCGTTGGAGATTCCTTCTTACGATTAACAGCAATGATGGTTAATTTGCTATCCGGATAGCCTACTTCTTCCAATATTTTCATCAACCTTGGGAAGTCTCTATGACTGTCTTCGCACCATGTTCCCATGAAAACGATAATATCATATAAACCGATCTTTTCCTTTTTCAGCTCGCTGATGGCTTTTTGGTCAAGAGCATATTCGTCATGTTCTTTCACATACCAGTCCGCATAGGGAGCTTTCAGAAACTGTGATTTAGATTGATGTCCCAGAAGCATTTTACCGTCTTTCTGAGAATCAACTTCGCGGTTGATAACTACCTTTTGGGCACTCACTTGCTGAGCAGCAAAAAAAGACTTGAAACGGCAACAAAACGGGTAACAAATTTTTTCATATTTATTTTTCGATGATTGATTTTAAATCAGCAGGAGAGTAGTATTTATTTTTTAATACTTTATGATCCGCCTGTCTGTATACATTGAATTTTTCTCCTGACTTTTCATAAAAAGATTCCACTTCCTTTGCTTTATAGAATTCAACAGTTTCCTTTGCCTGTTCTTCATTATCACATGCTTTCGACATATTGGAACGCTGAACTTCGTTGAATAGTTCTACAAATTTGTTGCCAAGCCCGAATTCAAGCACAGCACCGCTCAAAACATATTGAAGATCACACAGAGCATCCGCTATTTCTACAATATTATTATCTGCAATCGCCTGCTTAAGCTCATTCAATTCTTCCTGTAAAAGCTCTACTCTAAGGTTGCATCTTTCGGGAGAAGGAATTTGCGGGGTATCTAAAATAGGGGCTTTGAAAGTAGTATGGAATTCTGCTACTTGGTTCAGACTATCAATTTTATCCATGAATTTTTTTATTTCCTACAAAGATAGAAAACGATTTGTAAATTTTGAAATGTCACGCTATGAAATGTAGGAATATGGGCAATCACAGGGTAAATTACTTTTTATAAGAAAATCCACAACCTGAGATTGTGGATTTTATACTTAGAACTTATTTTATTGTCAGTATTCAAAAATAAATCATTACAATTCTTTGTATTTCCATATTCCTGAAATATTCAGAATGGTTAAGCCCGGTTGCTTTTCACCATATCCAAAGACACAGATGTATTTTGAATGGCAGGTTTTACAGGCCGTTCCAAAATATAAACTGGGTAGATCATCTACCGTCACCTCTCCAAAGTGAATCATACGTGGGGAAGTTTCAGAAACCATTTTATTATTTAAAAGTTCACTTTTTGAGAGTACATGATCTCTGTCATAAATCTGAAAAATGGGAAATCCTGAAGTATAGGGAATGATTTCAATGCTGTTTTCATGATTACAGTCACAACAAATAAATTGGGTGACAACGGATGGAGAGGTTTCTTCATTTGTGAAAACGTTTTTTGCTACAAGTGCTTTTTTACCTAGGCTTATTTTTTTTGATATTGAATACATTTGATTTTATTTAAGACTGAATGACAGTACCTACTAAATTGTTATATTTCCCGCTGGGACTTTTTTTAATGGTGACTTTTATATATCCTTCTTCGGCTAATTTGTTCCATGTTTTCGGGTATCCCGTTGTGATATCAATAGGGATTTTCCACATAGTTTGCTTTCCGTTACCGGTTTGGCCAAACCATGGAATAATATCAGCTGTTTGCGACTTAAAAGATAAGGAATTATTCAATACATCGATCTCATAGTAAAAATCATAGCTGTTTTCCGGTTGATTAAGGGCTCTTTGCGTGAATGTGTACACATATCCGTTGATGATAGGGCTGGTAAAACTTCCTCCCAATGTAGGAACTCCGGATCCGTTATATGCTCCGACCGCTCCGCTGTATCTGTCAAATTTTTGGCCTGCTGATAAAGGAACATCGTCGACAATATTGTATCCTCCATTTGCCGGCGGCCATCCTCCGTTTAGTTGGTTAGCCTTAAAAAGAGCTTCAAGTTCGCCCCATTTTCCTTGTTTGTACAAATCAAATGCCTGATTTCTGATAGATTGACTGACTGTTCCTTTCGAGTCATACGTTAATGCAAATTCATCTGCATTTTTGTAGTATACGATTTTAACGGGGTTTGTATCGATAACCTCATCATTATCCGAGCTGCAGGCTACAGAAAAGAATGTCACCGTTACAAGAAAAAAGTACTTCAATAAATGTTTCATATGTAAAATTTTAATAGTTTAAAAATCTTAGAGAACATTATTCAGACACACATTGACAACCGTTATTAATTGAAAAACATTCACTTTTCCCTGTCTTTTCGTAATCCGTTTTTGAGGTGTTGATTATGCTCTGCTGATAAAAACGATTTATTAAGCAGCTTTTACGCGAGAATTCTGGTAGAATGATTATGAAATCACATAATAAATAAGACAGTACTATTACAAGCCGCCATAATGCTTTTAAATGCTCCCGGGGATGAACAGTACAATACCAGAAAAATATTGAAGTGTAAATTTAAATTAAAAAATTAAGATATAGAATTATTTTAATCAAATAAATAGTAATAATTAATTTAATTTTGATTATTAATTTAATATATGTTATAATTGAATAATATGAATGCTTAGTATTTATTTTATTTAATTTCAATAAATAAGTAACCGCAATATAAAAAAGCTACCTCCAAAAGAAGCAGCCTGTGTACATGATATAATTTGATATGATTAATTCTTAATGAATTTTTTCCTAAACTGATCAAGATGAATGAGGTAAATGCCGTTTGCCAGGTCACTGACGCGTACAGTTCCGTTTTGGAGTGTTCCTTCTTTTACGAGTCTGCCTGACATATCATAAATTTTATATGCTGAATCAGTGATGTTGGTAACGGTCAGGATATCCTGCACCGGATTAGG encodes the following:
- the leuD gene encoding 3-isopropylmalate dehydratase small subunit, with the protein product MQKLIIIKSTAVPLPAENIDTDQIIPARFLKSIDRKGFGENLFRDWRFNIHTGEPNADFVLNNPKYSGEILVAGNNFGCGSSREHAAWALTDYGFKVIISSYFADIFKGNALNNGLLPVKVSEGFLKEILEGITENPNNQIAIDVELQSISFKDTTETFELDSYKKICLLNGYDDIDFLISKKQAITEFELKTQKKNERQVF
- the leuB gene encoding 3-isopropylmalate dehydrogenase encodes the protein MSDKYFKIAVLPGDGIGPEIINESIKILDVIAEVFEYKFQFDYGLIGADAIFKTGDPLPEETLKICRESDAVLFGAIGDPSFDNNPEAKVRPEQGLLKLRKELGLFANLRPLKTYASLIEKSPLKREIIEGADIQIFRELVSGIYFGEKFTDPEGNYAYDICKYSREDILPIAHMAFQEAQKRNKKLTLIDKANVLDTSRLWRKICQEIAQEYPDVQLDYMFVDNAAMQLILNPKQFDVILTENMFGDIISDEASVIGGSIGLLPSASVGEKNALFEPIHGSYPQAKGKGIANPVASILSVAMMLDHLNLKPAADKLRQSVEHAIENKYVTIDLNTKQYYSTSEVGSFIADHIRYSEKSYYNFENVKIGKSTIV
- a CDS encoding DUF4230 domain-containing protein, which produces MRNYKVIISFVAGAGAVLLLFFGLKSCLNLGGKTEKSDYYILTNQIAKMNKMVVMEQNISSMQKTKMGYEVFGKEVSSNSIITYTKTNAQVSYDLNKMKIEVDSINKKLVITELPDADIRITPSVEIQSLDDSFFNRISEKDIKGVTEKAKETAVKSIDQNQLRTEGRKQLMENLDNIFVLAKALNYTIEDKTGKIGILGL
- a CDS encoding nucleoside triphosphate pyrophosphohydrolase family protein translates to MDKIDSLNQVAEFHTTFKAPILDTPQIPSPERCNLRVELLQEELNELKQAIADNNIVEIADALCDLQYVLSGAVLEFGLGNKFVELFNEVQRSNMSKACDNEEQAKETVEFYKAKEVESFYEKSGEKFNVYRQADHKVLKNKYYSPADLKSIIEK
- a CDS encoding glycohydrolase toxin TNT-related protein (This protein contains a domain related to Tuberculosis Necrotizing Toxin, which is the C-terminal effector domain of outer membrane channel protein CpnT, and which has a lethal NAD+-glycohydrolase activity.) translates to MKHLLKYFFLVTVTFFSVACSSDNDEVIDTNPVKIVYYKNADEFALTYDSKGTVSQSIRNQAFDLYKQGKWGELEALFKANQLNGGWPPANGGYNIVDDVPLSAGQKFDRYSGAVGAYNGSGVPTLGGSFTSPIINGYVYTFTQRALNQPENSYDFYYEIDVLNNSLSFKSQTADIIPWFGQTGNGKQTMWKIPIDITTGYPKTWNKLAEEGYIKVTIKKSPSGKYNNLVGTVIQS